GATGAAGACCAGCAGCAGGTCGGGGCGGCGGCGCTCGATTTGTTCTAATGCGGCGGCGTAGGCGGCCTTGCGCCAGCCGTCGAGCGGGTCGCTTAAGGGCAGCCAGTCGCCGAGCTTTTGGAGCCGGGCCCGTTGGAGCCGTTGGCGGGCCTTACCGGTTTGGGGCACCGGGATGGCGAGGTGGCGGGTGCGGGGCAAGGGGCTGCTGCCCTGGGGGGCGATGACGGTGATGTCCCACCGGGAGGCCAATCGGCCCAGGATTTCCTGCATACGGTTAGCCATGGGCGTGACCTGAGGCGGAAATTCGTAGCAGACGGCCAGCAGAGAGGGTTTGTCCAGGTCGTAACCCTCACGAGGGGCTTGCAAGGTCCTCAGCGTAAAATCCGTTATTGCGGGAGCGTGCATAGGTTCTGGAGTCAAGCCGGGAAATCTGCCGTCGAGTGGTAGTCCGTTACTATGTTCCCACCTCGGGAATTTCTCTTTTGGGCGGATTTCCAAACGAGCCATTGCCGAATAACCAAGCTCCCGTAACAGGTGAAAGAGACCAAGGCTCGGATCCCGTCCAGACTCAACACTCCAAGAGGATGTGAGAGATCCAAAAACGGCATGGCTACTGCCTGGCATGTGATCTCCAGCAGCGGCGTGATCCACAAGTACTGGACCCAGCCGCGCGCGTAGAGAATCAGTTGAGGTAGACCTGCGAAAATCCAGCCGCAGCTAACGGCGGCAAAACAGAGTAGCTCGCAATGCAGATGCTGGTAGTTAGGTCCCAGGATCCAGAGAATTCTGGCACTCGTGATGAAAATCACGATGAAGGTTGCTAGTGCCATGGCGACGGCAAGCCCCAGCGCGGCAACAGCTTTTTTCCAAAGGTCCGGGCCTAGTTGGGCGCGCGACAGTTTGGGTTCGATCACCTTGGAGAGCAGGGCTTGCGGAATGGCAGACAAAAGGCTGATACGGGTCAGCGCACCCAGGTCGGCTACCGACGAAGTTTTCCCGAACAGGCTGATCATTGCCATCCCGATTTGCGCTTGGAAGACGCTTGAAAGCGTAGAAGGCAGGACATTGACGTTGAGGCGGGTTAGCCGCCGGCCGATTTCGGGGTCAGGCGGCGTGTGGGGATCGGTGTAGGTTCGCGCGGTTTTTCCGATAACTTGTTTAACCACGAAGGCGGAGAGAAACACCGAGCTTAAGAGGGCAGTCGTGGCGTTGAGAGCACCGGTAAGAATCAGAAGTCCGATGGCTCCCATGCGCAACAATCCTTCTGCGAGGGCAGCTCGTTGTAGAAAGTTGTAGCGCCCGGATAAACGTACCGGGGTGCTGAATACCTGACGGTTGAATTCAACCGTCAGGACCCCCAGCGCTAACAAGAGCAGCAAACCGGTGCTCCAGAATGGGCAGCCGTTTTTAATCAGAAGGTAACCGAAGATGGGCAGGGCAACGGGTGCAGCTCCCGCCAGCAGCCTGCGCCGGTAGCGCATCGCCGAGGCAGCCAGCGCCCCCATCCGGGAGCGATCGCCGAGGTATTGGCCACCCATCGAGGTGAGCCCGGTGCCGATCCCCATAAGTGTGAAAACGCCCAGGGTTCCCTGGAGATTGTTTGCAAGGGCGTACCAGGCATAATGCTGCTTGTCCATGTTGTGGACGACCAGCACAGAGGCAAGCACAGAGCAGGCTTGGCAGGCGATTTCGAGGCCGAAAAACAACGTTAGCATGCGGCTCCAGCCGAGCAGCTTACTTCGGAGGACTGACTGTGGCGCAATGGGACCAGGTTTCCCGGATAGGATCGGCATCGGGTAGGTGTCCTCCTCAGGAACTGCAGTTCAGGGGCCGCAACCGTTCTCGCCGATCGAGAGCGGTCAAAGTCGACGCGGGCTTAGCGGACCCGCTTGATGGTTTCGGCATCCTTTCCGTCACGTTCACGTCATGTTTGATGGTGATTGAGCGGGACCAGCGCGGGTGCCGGCCCTGCAGAACCGGGCGGCGACAACGGCGTTGCGCTCACGTGGATTTATCGGCGCTCTGCTTCACTCCTTAAGAGGCATGTGGGAAAAGTTTGGCCTCCGGTCACACGGCGGGCGCGGCGGGTTAGGCGGGCACAACGACTGAGTTCACACGGCGAACACGGCGGAACACGGCGACCACGGCGGGAAGAGGGGAGAGTTCGGGGTTCGGAGTTCGGAGCGGAAGAGAATGCCACACATGAAGCGGGTGCCGGGTGTCGGGTGGGAGAGACGCTATATCCGTCGTGCGCCCCCTAATCTGTGTCAATCTGTGGATGTTTTCTCTTTTCTGCGTTCTCTGCGTGTTCTGCGGATGATTCCTGTTTTCCCGCCGTGTGCCGCCGAAATATAGGACCCGGCCCTACGGCTGCTCCGAACGCTGAACTCCGATCTCCCCTCAATCTGTGTAATCTGTGTAATCTGTGGACCGCTTAACCTGGGGATCGAGGAAGGCGAGGAGCCGGGCGGTGACGTTAGGCCAGCCGAAGACGGCGTCGTGGCGTTGGCGGATTTCTTCGGCTGAGGGGGGCTGGGCGATCAGGTCGAGGGCGTTCTGGGCGTAAACGTGCGGTTGATTGGGGGCGCAAAGTTTGATTCCGGCCCAGGGTGGGTCCACCAAAAGGCCGTCGGTCCAGCGGGTCACGGTGGAGCAGACGGGCACCCCGTGCTGAAGGGCGGTGATGGCCGAGCCGCGCCGGGTGGAAAGCCCGTCCGCGAACGGGCCCAGCATGACGTCCATGGCCCGGATCCGAAGCGCGGCTTCTTCAGGGGGCAAGGGGCCTTCATCACGAAGATTCAGCTCCGGGCACTCGGCCCGGAGGGTCCGGCCGCCTTTGCCGACCGACAGGAGGATGGTGTCGGGAAAACGGCGCTGGACGGCTTCGGCCGCGACCCTTACCAGCCGGGATAGTTTGCTGACGTGACCGGAGCCGAACGCGCCGAGCACCTTGGTCTCCGGATCGATGCCTAAACGTTGACGTGCCTCTGCTTTGGAAAATGGGCAGCACGGGAGGTTGGATCCGACCGGCAGGTGAATGCAGACCGCCCGGGGTGTGCAGGCGTGGACCTGGCCGATCCAACGTTCGCTGGAAACGAAGATCGCGTGCGCCAGCCGGGTCAGGGCCAGGAATTGAGGCCATTGCCAAAGGCGCATGACGGTGAACTTCCAGGGCCACGCCGGGACGTACGTTTCGTGGAACATGACCGCGATGCAGGTGCGGGAGCGCCGGCGAATGGCCGTCAGGGCCTCGATCAGCCAGGGGTTGAAACCTCGGGGGCCGAACCCGAAAGGGTTATACTGGACCACGAGCCAATCGAGGTCAGGCGCCAGGTGATCCGCCAGGGACCGGAGGGTGGCGGGCCGGTCGGGGTCAAAACAGCGCGTGACGGTGATCCCGGCGCTTTCCAGGCCGGCAGCGGTCGCGTCAAGGCTGCGGGGTAACGCGTCACCGGCTTCGAGGCGCGCTTCGGAGGTCAGCACCTGAACGGGACATCCTTGTTGTGCAAGCTCCCGGCTCAAGCGCCAGGTGTAGTCACCGATACCGTCAATCCGGGGCGGGAAACCGCCGCAGAGCAACCCGAACCTGGCTGCAGCCGGGGCGGGCGACTCGGGCAGCGGCAGTCCATTAAATACGGCGGTGGGAATCGGCCCGGCTTCCTCTGGGTCCGGTCTCGCTGAGGGGGTGAGAAAGCAATCCTTAAAGGCGCTATCCATAGCAAGACGAATAAGTTCAGATAATTAACATAATTTCCAGGTAAATACCCAATTTTCTAAAGATTTTTGCGATCAGGCCGTTGCTCACTCGCAATGCACCGGTCCCTCAGGCCGGCCGGACAGGACAAAAAATTTATGACCAGACTGATCAAGGAGAAGTTGCGCGCGTTGGGGGTGGGCCTGGTGATGTTGCCCGCCGTGGCAGGTGTGGCCCAGACCGCACCGGAACACCAATCGGCCGAACACCATTCCTCGGCTGCGCATCAGGCGCTGATGGCCCAACTGGGGGGCAAAACCATCGCGGCGGCTACGCCGCAGGAGCTTGGGCGGGCGGTCAGACAGGCCATTCAAGCGAATCCCAAGCTGGCGAAAGCGCTCGTACATGATGTCTACTCCCAGTTGGGAGTCAATGACGGTCGAAAAGCCCTGGCCGTTATCGACGCGGTGCAGTCCGTGGTGCCCGCAAGCGAGCTGGCCCAATACGTCCGGATCGCGGTTGAAGCGTTGTCGACGCAGGTGGTGGATGGTGAGGGCATGACGGTGCGTATGGTCATCGGACCGTTGCTTACCAATGAAGCGGCGGCGTTGGAGCCGTCGGAAGCCACCGCGATCTCAAATGCCGTCGGCTCGCTGTTCTCGTCAGCGGGTGGAGGAGGCGCGGCGCCCCTCAACCTGCAAGGACCGGCAGGAGTAAGCAACCCGGCTAACTTCTCCAACAGCGGCGGAAGCGTTAACTCCCCGTCCAGCTAGTAACGGGTAACGGGTAACGGGTAACGAGTAACGGGTAACGGGTAACGGGTAACGGGTAACGAGTAACGGGTAACAAGTAACGGGTAACGGGTAACGGGTAACGGGTGGCCCGGACGCGTAATCTTACCAGGTGGAAACCAAGGATGCGTAACTGAGGATTGGAGACGAGTCACGGACAGGTTGCTTTCCGGCAACTCGCTACCCGTTACTCGCTACCCGTTACGCACAACGGAGTGACAGCGTGAGTGTTTCATGCCGGATTTGTTTCCTGGATCAGTCCGGGGAGTTGGGCGGAGCGGAGCTCTGCCTGGCGGACTTTGCGGAATTTGCGCGGCACCGCTCTACGGTAGTCCTGTTCGGGGAAGGACCGTTCGCGCAGGTGTTGCGGGAGCGGGGCGTCGACGTGCGGGTGGTTCCATTGCCGGGCAGCGCGGCCGGCGTCAGTAAATCATCCGGGCCATCAGCCTGCATCAGGGCGGCTTTGGGCCTTTTGCCTTTTCTGTGGCGGGCCGGCCGGATCGCGCGGGGCCACGACCTGTTGTACGCCAACACGATGAAGGCGCTGGTGGTGGCGGCCGCGCTGAGCGTTTTGCTGCGCAAGCCGTTCTGCTTTCACCTGCACGACGTGCTGAGCGCCTCACATTTCAGCGCCGTCAACCGCCGGCTGGCGGTTTTTCTGGCGGACCGGGCCGCGCTGGTGGTGGCCAACTCGCAGGCGAGCGCCGAAGCTTACCGCGCGGCAGGAGGCAGGAATCCCAGGCTGCACGTTTTGTACAACGGCTTTTGCCTTGAACGGTTCTCGCCGGTTGCGCCCGAGTCAGCCCGGCAGGCGTTGCCGTCAGGGCTGCGCGGCGATTTTCCGGTGATAGGCCTTTTCGGGCGGGTAACCCCATGGAAGGGACAACACGTGCTGATCGAGGCGCTGGCGCTTCTGCCCGGGGTGCACGCGTTGATCGTCGGTGACGCACTTTTCACGGAGGACGACCGCCGTTACCGGCAGGAACTGGGGGCGCTGGCGGAGCGGCTTGGGGTCAGGGAACGCGTCCACTTCACCGGGTTTTTACCGGACATCCGGCCGCTGGTGTGCGCCGTGGACGCGGTCGTGCACTGCTCGGTTGCGCCGGAACCGTTCGGCCGGGTGGTGGTTGAGGCGATGCTGCTGGGGCGGCCGGTGGTGGCGGCCGGTGCGGGTGGGGTGCTGGAACTGGTCCATGAGGGCCGCACGGGGCTTTTGACCGAGCCGGCCGACGCGCGCGGTCTGGCCCGGGCGATCCGTTCGCTTTTGGACAACCCGGACCGCGCGCAAGCCCTGGGGCGGGCCGCCCGTGAGGAAGCGCGGGACCGTTTCGGCCTGAAGGGGATCATCTCCCGTTGGAACGCATGGATGGAAGGTCTGGCCGCCGGCGCCGACGCCGGTGCCGGTCAGGAGGAATTGCGATGCGCCTAGCCCTGGTCCACGATTACCTGATCCAGATGGGCGGGGCCGAACGGGTCGTCGCCACGATGGCGGACGCATTTCCCGAAGCGCCCCTTTTCACGAGCGCCGCAGACCGGGAACGTTTACTGTCACCGCTGGATCAGCGCGAGATCACGACCGCCCGGTGGCTGGAACGGACCCCGGGCCTGCGCCGGCATTTCAAGAAGTATTTCATGTTTTATCCGGCTGCGTTCCGGTCCCTGGGCCGGGTCGACGCCGAGGTGGTCTGGATCAGCAGCAGCGGTTTTTCCAAATGGATCCGGACGCGGCCCGGCGCGGTGACCGTGTGCTACTGCCACACGCCCCCGCGTTTCTTCTGGGAGCCGGACGAATACTTGCAGCACGAGGTCAGCAACCCGCTCCTGCGCACCCTGGCGAAAGGCGGGCTCGCGGCCTTGCGCCGGGCGGACTTTGCCCGGGCCCAGCGGATCACCTATTTCGTCGCCAACTCCCGGTGCGTGCAGAGGCGCATCCGGGAGTTTTACCGGCGGCATTCGGAGGTGATTCATCCGCCGGTGGACGTTGACCGGTTTGAGGTCTCCCCGGTGGCCGGCGACTATTACGTGGTGTTGTCGCGCCTGGTCGGCTACAAGCGGGTCGACCGGGCGGTGGAAGCTTTCAACCGGCTCGGGCATCGGCTGATCGTGATCGGCGACGGTCCGGATCGCAAACGCCTGGAGGCGTTGGCCGGGCCGACGGTGGAATTTTACGGCCGGGTGAATGATGGGGAAGCGCGCCGCCTCCTGGAGAGTGCGCGAGGCCTCATCTTCCCCGGCCGTGAGGATTTCGGGATCGCGCCGGTCGAAGCCCAGGCTTGCGGCAAGCCGGTGGTTGCTTTCGGGGCCGGGGGCGCCCTGGAAACCGTCATCGACGGGGAAACGGGCGTACTGTTCTTCGAGCCTACCCCGGAGGCGCTGGCGGACGCCGTGCTGCGCTGTGACCTTATCGATTGGGATTTTTACCGGATCCGGCGTAATGCCGAGCGTTTCGCCCGCCCGGTGTTTTTGCGCCAGATGTCGGACTTTCTCGCCCGGGTAGGCGCCACGTCGCGCCGGCAGGAGACGCCGGCGGAAGCAGCGGCGTAACCGGGCTCAACCTTATGCGAAACGACAATTTTTCACCTTATGCTTTCGCATCGTGTCCGAGGCCTGAATAACGTTTATTACTGCCTGCTGGCGGGTATCCTGACGGTTTGCTTCTGGCTTTACCTCCTCGGCCTGGGAGGAACGCTGGGCCGCTACGCGGGGTACAATTACCAGCAGTACATCATCTATAACGTGGCCGGGGTCGTTGCCCTCGCCATGATGGCGTTTCGTACGCAGGTCCGGCACGGCTACACGCTGGCTTGTGATCCCTGGAGCAATCACCGCGTCGCGTTTCTTAACTCGTCGGCGGTCGGGGTGGCGATCCTGCTGGTGCTGGCGGCGACAAAGGATTTTTCCATTTCGCGCTTCTTCGTCTTCACCTTCCTGCCGTTGCTGTACGCGGCGTTCTTCTTTTGTCACCGCTTCGTACCGGGGATTTTGCTGCGCCGATTTTTCCGGCGACATTACGTCCAGCGGGGGCTGCTGGTCGGTTGCCTGGAGGAGGCGGAGACGATGACGCAATGGCGTGCCCAGATGGCGAGCCTGGGAGTGGAGTTCGTCTGTTTTTCCGACGATTCATGGCATGAGGCGCAAGGAAAGGAAGGCGCATTGGCTTCGCTGGAGCGCGTGGTCCGGCGCCAGCGCATCGCGCACGTCGTGTTGCTTGGGTTGCCGGAAAACCGGGCGTTTGTCCAAGGCCTTTCGGCGATCTGCAACCGCCACGGTTCGCGGTTGCTGGTGGTGAATGGGTTAAGCGATTATTTCGGGCGGCCGGTCACCCACTCGAGCCTGTGCGGCATGGACGTCATCGACGTCATGGAAGAACCGCTGGAGAACCCGCTGAATCGCCTGTGCAAACGGATCATCGACGTCGCCCTGGCCCTGCCGGTCGTCGCCTTCGTCCTGCCGTTGCTGATCGTGGTGGTCTGGATCGTGCACCGTCTGCAATCGCCCGGCCCCCTCTTTTATCGCCAGACCCGTTCGGGCCGTTGCAACCAGCCATTCCGGATTTTCAAGTTTCGCACGATGCACGCGGCGCGCCGGGGACAGGGGCGTCAGGCAACCCAGGAGGATGCGCGGGTGTTTACCTTGGGGCGTTTCCTGCGGCGGACGAGCCTGGACGAAATCCCGCAGTTCATCAATGTCCTGCGGGGCGACATGAGCGTGGTCGGTCCCCGGCCTCACATGGTGATTCACAACCGCAGGTTCTGCCAGGCGATGGCGTCCTACCACGTCCGGGCGTTCGTCAAACCCGGGATTACGGGGGTGGCGCAGGTCCTGGGTTACCGCGGGGAGGCCAAGACCGATGCCGACATCGAGGCGCGGGTAAAGCATGACCTGGAGTACATCCAGCACTGGTCGATCTGGCGCGATATCCGGATCATCCTGGAGACCGGCCGGCAGGTCTTTTTCCCGCCGAGAACCGCCTATTGAGAGGGGCAGTGATGTTCGGGGTTCGGTCACACGGCGGGCGCGACGGGTTTGGCGGGCACAGCGGAAGAGTTCACACGGTCACACGGCGGCCGCAGCGGGTGTGGCGGGTGTGGCGGGCACAACGACTGAGTTCACACGGCGAACACGGCGGACCACGGCGACCACGGCGGGAAGAGGAAACGGGTCGGAGTTCGGAGGTCGGGGCTGGGAGCCCGGCTCTGCCGCCCGGGATCTGTACATGGTTTTAACAGATTCGGAAACGCAGCCGTCGGCAACGACCCCGCGGCCCGGGCCGCCGGGCGCCGTTTTGCAGAACTTTTGGGTTGAGGGCCCGCGCTGGGCGCTGCTGGGCGTCGTCCTTGCGGCCCCGTGGGTGTACGGAGCGACGCGCCCTTGGGCGAGGCTGTGGCTCACCGAGGTGCTGCTCGGTCTGACCCTCTGGTTCGTCGCCGGACGCGTGGTTGTGCGACGGTTGCCCCGGATTCATCGGGCGGCGGCGTTGTTTACGCTGCTGCTCCTGCTGCAGGGTTGGGGCATGGCCTGGAACGCCAGGCAGCGATTCCGGCCGGAGGTGTTTGCCTTTACCACGGTGCCGAGTCCCGTGCCTTGGTTGCCGGGTGTGGTCGACGCCGGGATTGTGCAGGAGCGGCTGGCGCTGGTTACCGGGTTGGTGGGCGCTTTCTGGGTGGCAGGCGACCTCGCGTTCCATGCCCGGTGGCGAAAACGGTTCTGGACGGTGCTGGCCCTGAACGGGGCGGGCATCGCCGCCCTGGGACTCGCCCAGCGCATCACGGGGGCCGAGGGAATTTATTGGGGATCGCCCGTGGACACCGGGGCGACGTCATTTTTCGCGACGTACCGTTACCACGCGAACGCGGGGGCTTTCCTGAACCTGACTTTGCCGTTCCTGATCCTGAAAGCGGTACAGGTTTTTGGCAGGTTATCCGGAGCCGGCCACCGGCATTACGGGATCCGCTCCGGCGAACCGTGCGTAATCGAAAGCCGGTGGCGCAGGCTGGCCAACCTGCTGGAACGGGTGTTTCTGCCGGCGGCGGCACTGGTGACCGCGGCCGCGGGTTTCGTGAACGTGTCAAAGGCGGCCATGGCAATTGAGATCCTGCTCCTCGGGGCCGTCCTCATTTTCTGGTCGCTCGGCCGGGCCGGAAAAGGATTAGGCCGGCGGGAACTTGCGCTGGGCACGTTGCTCGCCGCCCTGGCCGGAGGAGTCATCTGGGCTTTCGGCTTTGAGGTTTCCTTACACCGGTGGCAGGAATTCCTGGCGGATTTCTCCTCCAACCCCCGATACCTCGTGGATGAGATCATCGTCCGGCGGGTTTTGAGCATCTCGGGATGGTGGGGCTTCGGCGCCGGGACTTTCCGGATCATTTTTCCGTTCTTCACCAGACCGTGGGGCGACCGGGTCGGGGGCGTCTGGGAGTACGCGCACGAGGATTACCTTCAGACCCTGGTGGAATGGGGCTTTATCGGGGCGGCGCTTTGGGCAGCCCTCTTCCTCGGAGGCTGGGTGACGGCGGTGGCCCGCCGCACGCAAAGCAGGGTCGCCTGGCCTGAGTCGACCCGGCTCTTTTCGCTGGGTTGCCTGCTGTCCCTCACGGGGGTGGGGTTGCATGCCCTGGTGGATTTTCCGCTCCAGATCGCCTCCCTGGCGCTGTACACCGCGGTGGTGCTGGCGTTTCTCTACCACCTGCCCGCCGAACCGCTTGTCCGCAGAAAAAAGGCATCCGCAGGCAAAAACGAAATGATCCGCAGAACACGCAGAAGAACGCAGAAAAGGAACAAAACGTCCACAGATTACCCGGATTAACACCGATACTGGTCTTTACTCCCGGCGGGCGGCGGCTGATCGCGCGGTACTCCAAAGCCGGGGGCAAATAACCATCCCGGGGTGGAGGGTGACATGCCTTCAATTTTTCTAATCTGTGTTAATCTGTGTAATCTGTGGATGTTTTATTCCTTTTCTGCGTTCTTCTGCGTGTTCTGCGGATCATTTCGTTTTTATCTGAATCGGCGTGATCCGTGGATCAAAACAGCTCCGGCTCCTGGGGCCGGGTGGCTTTGGATTTGCGGCGTTGCGAGGGAGAAGGCTTGGGCTTGCGTCGCGTGGTTTCCCAGCTCTTGAGCAGGGCTTTGAGGCGATTAATTTCCTGCCGGGCGGAGGTGATGTCCTGTTTAAGCTCTTTTTTGAGCTGGGCTCCGAGCTTGTCGAGGTCCTTCCGGGTTGAGAATTGCCATCCGGGATGCTGCTGAGCCATCCTGATTTGATTTTTGACCGCCCAGAGGGCCACCCGGTGATTTTCGGCTTCGGCCCGCAATTCCCAGACGGTGGTTTGCTGGGGGGTCTCGATTCCGAGCGAGTATTCGATCCGCGCATAGACGGTCCGCAACCGGTCAAGGTCCCGGTTATGGTAGGCCGCTTGCAGTTCATGCCAGAGTTCCGTGGAGATCGCCGGATCAAGCTTCGGGTCGCGCCGGTCGGGGTGCAGGATACCGACCAACTGGCGGTACAACGTTTTAAGGTGCGTTTCGAAGCCGGGCGCATTTCGCGCCGGTCCGGGGAGGGTATCGATAAGCCAGGAGAGATCTTCACCGAACGCGTCCTTACTGAAGCGCCTGACCTCCTCCCGGAAAGCGGCGCGCGCGTCAGGCGGCATATTGTCATGCATAAAGTGCTTGAACTGATCCTTCATCGCCGCCTCGAACTCCGCCTCATCATCAGGATCAGCGTCTTCGGGTCCTTCCGGCTCCCCCGGTTCGCCGGCAGCCCGGCGCGCTTCCTCCACCCGGACCTGCGCGTACGCTTTCTGCGGGGTCATTCCTTCGAACCAGACGCGCTCCTGCACCTCGCCGATCACGGCTTCAAGCTGATTCAGTTCTGTTTCCGCCTCCCGCATTTCGGTCAACAACTCGCCGGCAATACCTGAGAACCACCGCAAGAAGGCCGGTTGTTCGGCGTTCAAGAAGCGATCCAGTTTTCGGGTTTCCCTTTCCAGGGCTTTGCGCTGGGTTTGAATCCGTCGAAATGCCGCTTTCCGAATCGCCTCGGTATTGAGCACGACGAGGGGACCTCGCCGTTTCTGCCGTCCCTGGCGGGGTGGTATCGAACGCGGGTGTCTCCCCGCTTTCCGCGGTTTGCGTGGCATCCCCTTTTTTCCACGACGAAGCCGACGGGTGCAAGCCGGCAATGGCGGTCAGGTTATAGTTACAAAGGCTCCACTCGATCAGAGGCAGGGAAATTTCAATTTTGAGGAATAATTGAAATTTTGAGGTTTACTTGACTGCACCCGATCGGCATACGTAAGAAAGCACCCGAAAGCAGGCCGGAATCGACCCCGTGAAACGCGTTGATGATAATTAAATCTTTTGAAACGGCGGCAGCGCTGCTGGTCGCCGGTTTGATTTTCACGTTTCCCCTATCAGTGCTGAGAGCGCAGGTGTCTCCTGCGCCGGCCACGAACCCGCCTGGCCAGGAAACGCCGGCGGCGGCCGGCGGCGGCGAGTTGCAAAGAATCCTGGTTACCGGCACGCTCATCCCGACGGCGGAAACCGAAACGGCGCTACCGATGACGACTTACGACTCGGCGGCGCTTCGCGCCACCGGTTCGACGGCGCTTTCGGACTTTGTGCGTTACATTCCATCCGACTTCGGGGCGAGCGGCAACCAGGCGCAGAACTTTTTCTCAAACACCAGGGTGGCTGAAGTCGCCCTGGGCTCATCGACGATTGACCTCCGCGGCCTCGGTGACCGGTACACCCTGACGCTGGTCAACGGAGTTCGGGTGGGCGCGCTGCGCGACGTCGGCCTGATCCCGCAAAATTTCGTTGACCGGATCGACATTCTCAAGGATGGCGCCTCTTCGCGCTACGGTTCCGATGCCGTGGGCGGGGTGGTAAACATTCTGCTGCGCAAGGCCTTGCCGAAAGGCGAATACGCCGAGTTTGACGTCGCCTACCAGAACACCACCTCCGGCGACGCCGGCGCGCTTAACGTGACCGCGTTGGGCAGTTACCGCGACGATAAAGAAGCCATTATCGCGGGCTACGACTATTACCATCGAAATGCGCTCTTTGCGCGGGACCGGTTCATCACCTCAAATTCGGATACCCGGCGCCTGGGCGGGGCGGACGAGCGTTCATCCATTTTCCCAGGTTCGATTTTCGTTCCCACCGGGACGGGAACGGCGCAATACACGACGGTAAACCCGTTCGTCAATCCGGCGAGCGGCGCCGATTACCGGCTCGACCTGGGTACTGCCAGCCCCTACGACGAATATAATCTGTTCCGCGACGTTCCGACGATGCCGTCGTACGAGCGCAACTCAGCGTACGCCTCGCTCGAGTACACGGTTGACCCCACCTGGCTGCACTTAACCGGCACGTTTCTCTACACCCGATCGCAGTTTAAGTCCGAGTTTGCGTCAGTGCCGGATTCCGACATTGCATTCGGCGGCGCGACGAACAGCCCTTACTACCCGCTCTTTGCGGACGTGCTGGGGCCGAGTCCGACGGTGAACTACCGTTCTTTTGAGCTGGGGCCGCGCGTGCAGCTTTGGACCAATGAAGTTTACCTTTTCCAGACGGGCGCCAGCGGACA
The window above is part of the Verrucomicrobiota bacterium genome. Proteins encoded here:
- a CDS encoding glycosyltransferase family 4 protein, whose protein sequence is MDSAFKDCFLTPSARPDPEEAGPIPTAVFNGLPLPESPAPAAARFGLLCGGFPPRIDGIGDYTWRLSRELAQQGCPVQVLTSEARLEAGDALPRSLDATAAGLESAGITVTRCFDPDRPATLRSLADHLAPDLDWLVVQYNPFGFGPRGFNPWLIEALTAIRRRSRTCIAVMFHETYVPAWPWKFTVMRLWQWPQFLALTRLAHAIFVSSERWIGQVHACTPRAVCIHLPVGSNLPCCPFSKAEARQRLGIDPETKVLGAFGSGHVSKLSRLVRVAAEAVQRRFPDTILLSVGKGGRTLRAECPELNLRDEGPLPPEEAALRIRAMDVMLGPFADGLSTRRGSAITALQHGVPVCSTVTRWTDGLLVDPPWAGIKLCAPNQPHVYAQNALDLIAQPPSAEEIRQRHDAVFGWPNVTARLLAFLDPQVKRSTDYTDYTD
- a CDS encoding glycosyltransferase family 4 protein → MSVSCRICFLDQSGELGGAELCLADFAEFARHRSTVVLFGEGPFAQVLRERGVDVRVVPLPGSAAGVSKSSGPSACIRAALGLLPFLWRAGRIARGHDLLYANTMKALVVAAALSVLLRKPFCFHLHDVLSASHFSAVNRRLAVFLADRAALVVANSQASAEAYRAAGGRNPRLHVLYNGFCLERFSPVAPESARQALPSGLRGDFPVIGLFGRVTPWKGQHVLIEALALLPGVHALIVGDALFTEDDRRYRQELGALAERLGVRERVHFTGFLPDIRPLVCAVDAVVHCSVAPEPFGRVVVEAMLLGRPVVAAGAGGVLELVHEGRTGLLTEPADARGLARAIRSLLDNPDRAQALGRAAREEARDRFGLKGIISRWNAWMEGLAAGADAGAGQEELRCA
- a CDS encoding glycosyltransferase, which codes for MRLALVHDYLIQMGGAERVVATMADAFPEAPLFTSAADRERLLSPLDQREITTARWLERTPGLRRHFKKYFMFYPAAFRSLGRVDAEVVWISSSGFSKWIRTRPGAVTVCYCHTPPRFFWEPDEYLQHEVSNPLLRTLAKGGLAALRRADFARAQRITYFVANSRCVQRRIREFYRRHSEVIHPPVDVDRFEVSPVAGDYYVVLSRLVGYKRVDRAVEAFNRLGHRLIVIGDGPDRKRLEALAGPTVEFYGRVNDGEARRLLESARGLIFPGREDFGIAPVEAQACGKPVVAFGAGGALETVIDGETGVLFFEPTPEALADAVLRCDLIDWDFYRIRRNAERFARPVFLRQMSDFLARVGATSRRQETPAEAAA
- a CDS encoding exopolysaccharide biosynthesis polyprenyl glycosylphosphotransferase, with protein sequence MLSHRVRGLNNVYYCLLAGILTVCFWLYLLGLGGTLGRYAGYNYQQYIIYNVAGVVALAMMAFRTQVRHGYTLACDPWSNHRVAFLNSSAVGVAILLVLAATKDFSISRFFVFTFLPLLYAAFFFCHRFVPGILLRRFFRRHYVQRGLLVGCLEEAETMTQWRAQMASLGVEFVCFSDDSWHEAQGKEGALASLERVVRRQRIAHVVLLGLPENRAFVQGLSAICNRHGSRLLVVNGLSDYFGRPVTHSSLCGMDVIDVMEEPLENPLNRLCKRIIDVALALPVVAFVLPLLIVVVWIVHRLQSPGPLFYRQTRSGRCNQPFRIFKFRTMHAARRGQGRQATQEDARVFTLGRFLRRTSLDEIPQFINVLRGDMSVVGPRPHMVIHNRRFCQAMASYHVRAFVKPGITGVAQVLGYRGEAKTDADIEARVKHDLEYIQHWSIWRDIRIILETGRQVFFPPRTAY
- a CDS encoding O-antigen ligase family protein, producing MVLTDSETQPSATTPRPGPPGAVLQNFWVEGPRWALLGVVLAAPWVYGATRPWARLWLTEVLLGLTLWFVAGRVVVRRLPRIHRAAALFTLLLLLQGWGMAWNARQRFRPEVFAFTTVPSPVPWLPGVVDAGIVQERLALVTGLVGAFWVAGDLAFHARWRKRFWTVLALNGAGIAALGLAQRITGAEGIYWGSPVDTGATSFFATYRYHANAGAFLNLTLPFLILKAVQVFGRLSGAGHRHYGIRSGEPCVIESRWRRLANLLERVFLPAAALVTAAAGFVNVSKAAMAIEILLLGAVLIFWSLGRAGKGLGRRELALGTLLAALAGGVIWAFGFEVSLHRWQEFLADFSSNPRYLVDEIIVRRVLSISGWWGFGAGTFRIIFPFFTRPWGDRVGGVWEYAHEDYLQTLVEWGFIGAALWAALFLGGWVTAVARRTQSRVAWPESTRLFSLGCLLSLTGVGLHALVDFPLQIASLALYTAVVLAFLYHLPAEPLVRRKKASAGKNEMIRRTRRRTQKRNKTSTDYPD